The Mesoterricola silvestris sequence CAGGAGCGCGATGCCGGCGATGAAGATCATGGCGATGGCGATGGAGCCCGTGACCTGCTGGAAGGTCTGAAGGGTCTCCTCGCTGGTGTAGATGGCGAAGTCGTTGGCCTGGTGGGCGCGAAGGCCCCGGTGCTGGCGGAGGATGGCCACCTCCTGGTCGGTCATCTCGTGCACCAGGGCCGGGTCCCTGGGGACGGTGGCGATGTGGAGGGTGTCCCCGTTGCCGTTCTTCACCTCGGGGAACATCTCGTCGAAGACGGAGAGGGGGATGAGCAGGAAGTTGTCGGCGCTCCCGCCCATCTGCGACCCCTTCTTCTCCAGGACGCCGATGACGTGGAGCGGGACGCCCTGGAGCAGCACCTCCTGGCCCACGGGGTCCCGGCCCGGGAAGAGGGCCTTGACCACGTCGTAGCCGATCACGCAGGTGTGGGAGGCGTGGGAGACGTCGGTCTCCGAGAAGAACCGGCCGTCGTCCAGGGTCGAGTTGTTGGCCTGCAGGTAGTCCGGGACGACTCCGGCGATGGTGGGACCGTTGGCTTCGGCGCCCTGGCGGTTCTTCACGGAGGTGGTGGCCGAGGCCGCGCCCAGGTACCGCTCCGGGGACACCGCGGCGGCCAGCGGGGCCAGGCGCTTGATGGCCGCCGCATCCTCCAGGGTGAGGTTGCGCCGCCGCCGCTGCTCCTCGGGGATCAGTTCCGGAGGGCCGCCGAAGCGCTGCTCGAACTTCTGGAACTGCACGAGGGTGGTGCCGAAGGTGGAGAAGGCCCCGGTGATGGCCTCGTTGAAGCCGGCCACGAAGCTGACCATGGCGATGACGGTGGCCACCCCCGCCACGATGCCCAGGAGCGTCAGGAAGCTCCGCAGCTTCTGGGTGATGATGGCCCGGAAGGCGAAGAGCATGTTCTCCTTGCCCAGGGCGTGCACGAGGGAGTTGTTCGCGATGAAGTTCGCCATGGGCCCTCCTATTCGGCCCGGAGGGCGTCGATGACGGGCAGGTTCGAGGCCCGCCGCGCGGGGAGGAAGCCCGCGGCCAGGCCGATCAGGGTGGACACCGCGACGCTGGACACCACGATCCCGGCCGTGATCTGCGCCGGGAACCCGCCCACGGTGCGCACGAGCCAGGCCACCAGGGCCCCGGCGGTGACCCCCACGATGCCCCCGCAGAGGCTCAGCAGGGAGGCCTCCAGGAGGAACTGCCGCCAGATGTCGCGCTTCCGGGCGCCGATGGCCATGCGGATGCCGATCTCGGTGGTGCGCTCCACCACGCTCACCAGCATGATGTTCATGATGACGATGCCGCCCACGCCCAGGCTCACGGAGGACACCAGCAGCATGAGCACGAAGGCGGCCTGGCTGATCTGCTTCCAGAGCTCCTGGAGGGAGTCCTGGGTCATGATGCCGAAGGGATCCGGGTCCCGGTACGCGGTGTGGCGCATGGCCCGCAGGAGCGATCTCACTTCGGACACCGCGTCGTCCAGGCCGGCCACGCCGCCCCGGGCCTCCACCTGGATGTTCAGGGAGTCCTTGGCGGACATGAAGTTCTTCCGGTAGACCTGGATGGGCACGCACACGATGGTGTCCCGGCTGAAGCCCAGGGAGCGCCCCTGGCGCGGGAACAGCCCGATGATGCGGAAGGGGAGCCCGCGGATGAGGAGGGTCTTGCCCAGGGGATCGACCCCCGGGAAAAGCTCCTCCTTCACGTCCGCCCCGATGACGGCGACGTTGGCCGCCAGGTCGTTCTCGTTCTCGTTGAAGTAGCGCCCGTCCTCGAACTCGAACTTGAAGAGCCCGGCGAAGTTCGCCGTGGATCCCACCACCGTCACGTTCTTCAGGTGCCGGGGCCCCGAATCCACCCGCAGGGACCTCACCGCGCGGGTGCTCACCCGGGACACATGGGGCAGGTTCGCCCCGGAAATGCGCTCGAAGTCCGTCCAGGTGAGCAGGGGCCGCTTGAAGGCCAGGAGGAAATCATGCCGGGACTGGATGATCCCGAAGCGGTCCACCATGAAGACATCGGGGGCCAGGCGGATCACCTTCTCCTTCACGTACGTGTCCAGCCCGGAAATGACGGCCACCACGCCCACGATGGTGGTCACGCCGATGATGACCCCCAGGAGGGTGAGGAAGCTCCGCAGCTTGTGGGCCCGCAGGGCCCTCAGGGCGGAGAGGAACAGCTCGGTAAGCTGCATTCAGCTTTCCTTCTTCTCGATCTTCTTGCGCTTGTCCACGCGGACGTCCTCGCCGCCCTTGAGCTCGCGCAGGGTCTTGAAGGGGCCCATGATCAGGGTCTCGCCGCCCTTCAGGCCCGAGAGCACCTCCACGTTCAGTTCGCCCATGAGGCCGGTCTTGAGGGCCTTGAAGACGGCCTTGCCGCCCTCCAGGACGTAGACGCCCTCCTCCTCCCGGGGGGCGCCCGGGGCGAAGGTCTCGCCCTTCTTGAGCTTGATATCGCGCATCACCAGGGCCTGCAGGGGGATGGCCAGCACCTGGTCCCGGCTGCCGGTGAAGATGTCGGCCTGGTTGGAGAGGCCGGGCTTGATGGTGGAGGGCGGATTCTTGATCATCACCTTCACCTTGAACTTGATGGCCTCGTTCACGTTGGTCTGCACGATGGGGGAGCCGCCCACCTCGGTGACCACGCCGTCGAAGACCTGGTTGGGATAGGCGTCGATGCGCACCTGGGCGGTCTGGCCCATCTTCACGGTGGGGATGGAGGCCTCGTCCACTTCCATTTCGGCCTCCACTCGGCTCATGTCCGAGATGGTGACCAGCACCGTGCCCGGCTGGTTCTGCAGGCCGATGACGGCCGTCTCGCCCAGTTCGATGCGCTTGGCCGTGACCACCCCGTCCATGGGCGCCAGGATCCGGGTCTTGTTCAGGGCGTCTTGCCCGCCGGCCAGATCGGCCCGGGACTGGCTGACCCGCTGCTGGGCGCCATCGAAGGCGGCCTGGGCCGTGCGCAGGGTGGTGGAGGCCAGGTCGAAATCGCTCTGGGAGATGATCCCGGCCTTGATGTTGGCCGAGGCCCGGGCGAAGTCCTTGCGGGC is a genomic window containing:
- a CDS encoding ABC transporter permease; the protein is MANFIANNSLVHALGKENMLFAFRAIITQKLRSFLTLLGIVAGVATVIAMVSFVAGFNEAITGAFSTFGTTLVQFQKFEQRFGGPPELIPEEQRRRRNLTLEDAAAIKRLAPLAAAVSPERYLGAASATTSVKNRQGAEANGPTIAGVVPDYLQANNSTLDDGRFFSETDVSHASHTCVIGYDVVKALFPGRDPVGQEVLLQGVPLHVIGVLEKKGSQMGGSADNFLLIPLSVFDEMFPEVKNGNGDTLHIATVPRDPALVHEMTDQEVAILRQHRGLRAHQANDFAIYTSEETLQTFQQVTGSIAIAMIFIAGIALLVGGVGIMNIMLVSVTERTREIGVRKALGATRKDIAAQFLVEAVTLTCCGGALGIAAGFAVAFLVRFTFDFPAAAPLWSVVLGFGISTAIGLGFGMWPALKAAKQDPIEALRYE
- a CDS encoding ABC transporter permease — translated: MQLTELFLSALRALRAHKLRSFLTLLGVIIGVTTIVGVVAVISGLDTYVKEKVIRLAPDVFMVDRFGIIQSRHDFLLAFKRPLLTWTDFERISGANLPHVSRVSTRAVRSLRVDSGPRHLKNVTVVGSTANFAGLFKFEFEDGRYFNENENDLAANVAVIGADVKEELFPGVDPLGKTLLIRGLPFRIIGLFPRQGRSLGFSRDTIVCVPIQVYRKNFMSAKDSLNIQVEARGGVAGLDDAVSEVRSLLRAMRHTAYRDPDPFGIMTQDSLQELWKQISQAAFVLMLLVSSVSLGVGGIVIMNIMLVSVVERTTEIGIRMAIGARKRDIWRQFLLEASLLSLCGGIVGVTAGALVAWLVRTVGGFPAQITAGIVVSSVAVSTLIGLAAGFLPARRASNLPVIDALRAE
- a CDS encoding efflux RND transporter periplasmic adaptor subunit, which codes for MKPKQMWILGGGLVAVVAIGIAASRGDKGVPVQVATVARENIQAKVSANGKIQAVVKVDITANVMGQVTALKVKEGDLVKKGDLLLEIDNVRSKAAVESLRSASLAMAHDFETARARLEQARKDFARASANIKAGIISQSDFDLASTTLRTAQAAFDGAQQRVSQSRADLAGGQDALNKTRILAPMDGVVTAKRIELGETAVIGLQNQPGTVLVTISDMSRVEAEMEVDEASIPTVKMGQTAQVRIDAYPNQVFDGVVTEVGGSPIVQTNVNEAIKFKVKVMIKNPPSTIKPGLSNQADIFTGSRDQVLAIPLQALVMRDIKLKKGETFAPGAPREEEGVYVLEGGKAVFKALKTGLMGELNVEVLSGLKGGETLIMGPFKTLRELKGGEDVRVDKRKKIEKKES